Proteins found in one Cricetulus griseus strain 17A/GY chromosome X, alternate assembly CriGri-PICRH-1.0, whole genome shotgun sequence genomic segment:
- the LOC113837783 gene encoding protein LDOC1-like has translation MVDELVLLLHALLVRHRDLCIENNRLMKQLRLLVCERAILLRQVRPPSCPVPFPSPFNGENARLPEFIVQTMSYMLVNEDRFCNDAMKVAFLISLLSGKAEDWVVPYIQTDSAILCDYRAFVEEMKQCFGWYDDEDDDDDDDDDCEAVDC, from the coding sequence ATGGTGGACGAGCTGGTGTTGCTTCTGCACGCGCTGCTGGTGCGACACCGCGACCTGTGCATCGAGAACAACCGGCTCATGAAACAGCTGCGGCTGCTGGTGTGTGAGCGGGCCATTCTGCTGCGCCAGGTACGTCCGCCCAGCTGTCCGGTGCCCTTCCCCTCACCGTTTAATGGCGAGAACGCCCGGCTCCCCGAGTTTATTGTGCAGACGATGTCCTACATGCTTGTGAATGAGGACCGCTTCTGCAACGACGCCATGAAAGTGGCATTCCTGATCAGCCTCCTCTCCGGGAAAGCCGAGGATTGGGTGGTGCCGTACATCCAGACAGATAGCGCCATTCTCTGTGATTATCGCGCGTTTGTTGAAGAGATGAAGCAGTGTTTTGGCTGGTATGACGacgaagatgatgatgatgatgatgacgacgacTGTGAAGCGGTTGATTGCTAG